The Vibrio kanaloae genome has a window encoding:
- a CDS encoding YtfJ family protein gives MKNKILLAFLAAASPLFANAHNLSVGETLPAVDVSNYGEIVINDGNTAYQAWATSNLLGKVRVVQAIAGRSSSKELNAPLMAAITASKFSEDSYQTTTIINQDDAIWGTGSFVKSSAESSKEEFPWSSMVLDEDGAVASSWALKEESSAIIVQDKQGKILFVKEGALNESEVTQVIELIKASL, from the coding sequence ATGAAAAACAAAATTCTACTGGCTTTTTTAGCCGCAGCCTCTCCACTCTTCGCCAATGCTCACAATCTATCTGTAGGTGAAACTCTACCAGCTGTCGATGTTAGCAACTATGGTGAAATTGTTATAAACGACGGCAATACCGCCTATCAAGCTTGGGCAACCAGCAATCTCCTAGGTAAAGTTCGCGTCGTTCAAGCTATTGCTGGCCGCAGCAGCTCTAAAGAGCTCAACGCCCCATTAATGGCAGCTATTACCGCATCGAAGTTCTCAGAAGACAGCTACCAAACCACGACCATTATCAATCAAGATGATGCGATTTGGGGGACTGGGTCTTTTGTTAAATCGTCTGCCGAAAGCAGCAAAGAAGAGTTTCCATGGTCTTCTATGGTGTTAGATGAAGACGGCGCAGTCGCGTCTTCATGGGCTCTGAAAGAAGAAAGCTCAGCGATTATCGTTCAAGACAAGCAAGGTAAAATCTTGTTTGTAAAAGAAGGGGCATTAAACGAATCAGAAGTCACTCAAGTCATTGAGTTGATTAAAGCGAGTCTTTAA
- a CDS encoding DUF1107 family protein produces the protein MLREFSTYRPHQVARFVKVLFKGQFAIEGIGEFRFDQGKVLLPEVSDKQKLTIFKEVNGTIAALPV, from the coding sequence ATGTTAAGAGAATTTTCGACTTATCGCCCACATCAGGTGGCGCGTTTCGTTAAAGTCCTGTTCAAAGGCCAGTTTGCCATCGAAGGTATCGGAGAGTTTCGCTTCGACCAAGGCAAGGTGCTTCTTCCTGAAGTGTCAGACAAGCAAAAGCTCACCATTTTTAAAGAAGTTAACGGCACGATTGCTGCTCTGCCGGTATAA
- the msrA gene encoding peptide-methionine (S)-S-oxide reductase MsrA, which produces MLNTQPLVSAATALPGNADPIRITERHFVNQTDLLDSPTGSQQEVLLGMGCFWGAERLFWQLQGVVSTSVGYSGGYTVNPTYEQVCSGQTGHTEVVRVIFDSKQTSLAQILKTFWERHDPTQGMRQGNDLGTQYRSAIYTFSEEQQTIAEHSKQEYQRAMTESLGNEITTEVLPAGKYFFAETYHQQYLAKNPNGYCGLGGTGVCFPPQ; this is translated from the coding sequence ATGCTAAACACACAACCTCTGGTTTCCGCAGCAACCGCATTACCGGGAAATGCTGACCCAATCCGAATCACTGAGCGCCATTTCGTCAATCAGACCGACTTGCTAGATTCCCCTACTGGTTCTCAACAAGAAGTCCTGCTTGGTATGGGATGCTTCTGGGGAGCTGAGCGTTTGTTTTGGCAATTGCAAGGGGTTGTCTCTACCTCAGTTGGTTACTCAGGTGGATACACAGTCAATCCAACCTATGAACAAGTATGCTCAGGGCAAACTGGCCATACCGAAGTGGTTCGTGTGATTTTTGACAGCAAACAAACCTCTTTAGCTCAAATACTAAAGACCTTTTGGGAGCGTCATGACCCAACTCAAGGCATGCGCCAAGGCAACGACTTGGGGACTCAATACCGCTCCGCAATCTACACCTTCAGCGAAGAACAACAAACTATTGCTGAGCACTCTAAGCAAGAATATCAAAGAGCAATGACTGAATCTTTAGGCAACGAGATCACAACGGAAGTTCTACCGGCAGGAAAATATTTTTTTGCAGAAACCTACCACCAGCAATACCTAGCCAAAAACCCTAATGGCTATTGTGGGTTGGGCGGAACAGGGGTTTGCTTTCCTCCACAATAA
- the tamB gene encoding autotransporter assembly complex protein TamB yields the protein MIKVMGKCIKWTSISLTSILLLLIALLGFVLFTNPGLNTVLWGAEKALPQLEVESTKGALFPSFTLNNVKFKDDSLHIDTKVRKLVLAINPRCVLDPKLCVDRLTIQGLDFAFTELPPASTEETEPAPPVTSVKTPLPIVINRVALSDIKLNILGHEIEWSLFSTALSMQGEKLTVSPTLFNDLKVQLAESEEETQAEAVEPGSTAKTAIELPEVWIPLQVVLERFDLNRFTLEQETPIIVNHLGLEAKAGKHTVDVSTLELDMPQASANLAAKVELKEGYPLDLSLEALVKETDLAGQKLSLKAQGSVAKLNLDSQFSELIEAKLSGDIQPLEPTLPFDLLLEGGQAQWPLTGKSDYQATIEQFKADGSLDGFNVLLKGEADGKEIPELAIDLQGKGTTEQIELERLKLNTLGGELKGVVKANWKNLVNWQADVTLKDVQPGLQWPEAEGNISGSIVTSGELTEAGGWAIELPKLDIEGILREYPLDIEGQLSASDRSASGEPKLKTSGLSLAHGVNSIKALGQLDQQWDMGVEIYVPDLLKSIPELKGRAIGNIQLSGPTKEPKVDLAVNVDKVDWNSEATLESLSLNGSVVPLPLPEAQADLVLTAKNLTYQEQSVESIDLTVSGGEKKHTVTLDVISDIVSTSLAISGELIQKPSIIWDGSLDRVKISTQQGPWVLDQPVAIKANVDKQFTDVQAHCWNQSGSSVCLDEDVRVGKSGEAKLAINQFNFEQIKAFVPKETQLQGLVNATAHAKWSEQGEPEVMVSVDMPKGQVVQQVGEPITLGWESVALNAQLKDNKLDAYFKLDVSDNGDLSGTVSLPNILAEDKMVDAAIKLTTFHLDFLQPILGEYSLLKADLESDLKVKGSLMHPQVFGQFSVDGIQVKGDVTPIDVQDGRIDLDFDGYSAKLDANVETPDGHLDIEGNGDWQDLKAWHSNVRVFADELMVDIPPMVKVKVVPDMTIDVTPELAKITGDIALPWGRIVVEDLPPSAVGVSSDQVILNKDLEPESEDTIPFDVMTNINISIGDDFKLSAFGLEGGLVGKLNVAQKDQGPFITGEVNIVGGTYRSFGQDLLIKEGKILMNGPPDQPYVAINAIRNPDNTQDDVIAGIRVTGPAAEPAIEIYSDPAMPQANALSYILRGQDIDGESNGSMTTTLIGLSLAKSGKVVGEIGEAFGVQDLQLDTAGSGDDSQVTVSGYILPGLQVKYGVGIFNSLGEFTVRYRLMQDLYVEAVSGLDSAVDLLYQFEFE from the coding sequence ATGATCAAAGTTATGGGCAAATGCATTAAGTGGACGTCGATTTCTTTGACGTCTATTTTGCTGTTGTTGATAGCCCTACTCGGTTTTGTTTTGTTCACCAATCCAGGGCTGAACACAGTGTTGTGGGGCGCTGAAAAAGCATTGCCACAACTTGAAGTGGAAAGCACCAAAGGAGCACTGTTCCCAAGTTTTACGCTTAATAATGTGAAGTTTAAAGATGATAGCCTTCATATTGATACCAAAGTTAGAAAACTGGTATTGGCTATTAATCCTCGCTGTGTACTCGACCCTAAGTTGTGTGTCGACCGTTTAACGATTCAAGGTTTAGACTTCGCATTTACTGAATTACCTCCTGCCTCTACAGAAGAAACAGAACCGGCTCCGCCAGTGACATCGGTGAAAACACCTTTACCTATAGTGATCAATCGCGTCGCTTTGTCTGATATTAAACTGAATATCTTGGGTCATGAAATCGAATGGAGCTTGTTCTCAACAGCTCTAAGCATGCAGGGTGAAAAGCTGACGGTATCGCCAACCTTATTCAATGATCTGAAAGTTCAACTTGCTGAATCGGAGGAAGAAACGCAAGCAGAAGCGGTCGAGCCAGGATCAACCGCTAAAACAGCGATCGAGCTGCCTGAAGTCTGGATTCCTTTACAGGTTGTGCTGGAGCGTTTTGACCTAAACCGTTTTACTTTAGAGCAAGAAACTCCAATTATCGTCAACCACCTTGGCCTCGAAGCTAAGGCAGGCAAACATACGGTCGATGTTTCAACTTTAGAACTCGATATGCCACAAGCAAGCGCTAATCTTGCAGCAAAGGTTGAGCTGAAAGAAGGTTACCCGTTAGATCTTTCTTTGGAGGCGTTGGTTAAAGAAACCGATCTAGCAGGCCAGAAATTATCACTGAAAGCACAAGGGAGTGTGGCCAAGCTAAACCTAGATTCCCAGTTTTCTGAATTGATTGAGGCAAAGTTGTCTGGGGATATTCAACCCTTAGAGCCGACTCTGCCATTTGATCTTCTTTTAGAGGGCGGGCAAGCGCAGTGGCCCCTTACCGGAAAAAGCGATTACCAAGCGACAATTGAGCAATTCAAAGCCGATGGTTCACTAGATGGTTTCAATGTTCTACTTAAAGGTGAAGCCGATGGTAAGGAGATTCCTGAGTTAGCCATCGATCTACAGGGCAAAGGCACGACGGAACAGATTGAGCTCGAGCGTCTTAAGCTGAACACGTTAGGCGGTGAACTTAAAGGTGTCGTTAAAGCGAACTGGAAAAATCTCGTTAACTGGCAAGCTGATGTAACACTCAAAGATGTTCAACCGGGTCTGCAGTGGCCTGAAGCCGAGGGCAACATTAGCGGAAGCATCGTCACCTCGGGTGAGTTGACGGAAGCGGGCGGCTGGGCGATTGAACTGCCTAAATTGGATATTGAAGGGATCTTGCGAGAGTATCCTCTGGATATCGAAGGCCAGTTGTCGGCGTCGGATCGCAGTGCGAGCGGTGAACCTAAACTGAAGACCAGTGGTTTGAGTTTGGCTCACGGTGTTAACTCAATTAAGGCTTTGGGTCAGCTTGATCAGCAATGGGACATGGGCGTTGAAATTTACGTCCCTGATCTTCTAAAAAGTATCCCCGAGTTGAAAGGTCGAGCGATCGGTAACATCCAACTGAGCGGCCCAACGAAAGAACCGAAGGTCGATCTTGCTGTAAATGTCGATAAGGTTGATTGGAATAGCGAGGCAACACTTGAGTCATTGTCGCTCAATGGCTCTGTGGTTCCCCTACCATTACCTGAAGCTCAAGCTGATCTTGTATTAACAGCCAAGAACTTAACCTATCAAGAGCAAAGCGTTGAAAGCATCGACTTAACGGTGAGTGGCGGTGAGAAGAAGCATACGGTAACACTTGATGTGATATCTGACATCGTGTCGACAAGCTTAGCGATTTCTGGTGAATTGATTCAAAAGCCTTCTATTATTTGGGATGGATCGCTAGACAGAGTCAAAATCAGCACTCAGCAAGGGCCCTGGGTGTTAGATCAACCTGTCGCAATTAAGGCGAATGTTGATAAGCAGTTTACCGATGTTCAAGCACACTGTTGGAATCAATCGGGTTCGAGTGTGTGTCTGGATGAAGACGTTCGTGTTGGAAAATCGGGTGAGGCGAAATTGGCGATCAACCAATTCAACTTCGAACAGATTAAAGCTTTTGTGCCTAAAGAGACGCAACTACAGGGCTTAGTGAATGCGACCGCTCATGCTAAATGGTCGGAGCAAGGTGAGCCTGAGGTGATGGTCAGTGTCGATATGCCGAAAGGTCAGGTTGTGCAACAAGTCGGAGAGCCCATCACACTAGGTTGGGAAAGCGTTGCATTGAATGCTCAACTGAAAGACAACAAACTGGATGCCTACTTTAAGTTGGATGTTTCCGACAATGGTGACCTGTCTGGCACGGTGTCGTTGCCGAATATTCTTGCCGAAGACAAAATGGTCGATGCTGCAATTAAGCTGACCACGTTCCATCTTGATTTCTTACAACCAATTCTCGGTGAATACAGCTTATTGAAGGCCGACCTTGAGAGTGATTTAAAAGTAAAAGGCTCTTTGATGCATCCTCAAGTCTTTGGTCAGTTCTCTGTTGATGGTATTCAAGTTAAAGGTGATGTAACGCCTATTGATGTTCAAGATGGCCGTATCGACCTCGACTTTGATGGTTATAGTGCAAAACTGGATGCAAATGTTGAAACGCCTGATGGTCATCTTGATATAGAGGGGAATGGGGATTGGCAAGATCTTAAAGCATGGCACTCTAACGTTAGAGTCTTCGCTGATGAGTTGATGGTCGATATTCCACCGATGGTTAAGGTTAAGGTTGTGCCTGATATGACCATTGATGTCACCCCAGAATTGGCAAAAATCACTGGTGATATTGCATTACCATGGGGACGCATTGTTGTCGAAGACTTACCACCGTCTGCCGTTGGCGTCTCTTCTGATCAAGTTATCTTGAATAAAGACCTTGAGCCGGAAAGCGAAGACACGATCCCATTTGATGTGATGACCAATATTAATATCTCTATCGGTGATGACTTTAAACTTTCTGCGTTCGGCCTAGAAGGCGGTTTAGTCGGTAAGCTTAATGTCGCTCAAAAAGACCAAGGGCCGTTTATCACAGGTGAAGTAAACATTGTGGGTGGTACTTACCGATCATTCGGACAAGACCTGTTGATCAAAGAGGGTAAAATTTTGATGAATGGACCGCCAGATCAACCATATGTAGCGATAAATGCAATACGTAATCCGGATAATACTCAGGATGACGTGATCGCAGGGATTCGAGTGACGGGCCCAGCGGCAGAGCCAGCCATCGAGATTTATTCTGATCCTGCCATGCCGCAAGCCAACGCGCTGTCTTATATTTTGCGTGGTCAAGATATAGATGGAGAGTCGAATGGTTCGATGACGACTACCTTAATTGGCTTGAGTTTGGCGAAAAGCGGTAAGGTTGTTGGCGAAATCGGTGAGGCATTTGGTGTACAAGATTTACAACTGGACACTGCCGGTTCAGGTGATGACTCTCAAGTAACAGTCAGTGGCTACATTCTGCCTGGCTTGCAGGTGAAGTATGGTGTCGGTATTTTTAACTCTTTAGGTGAGTTTACCGTTCGTTACCGATTAATGCAGGACCTTTATGTTGAAGCGGTATCTGGCCTAGACAGTGCCGTTGACCTGTTATATCAGTTTGAATTCGAGTAG
- the tamA gene encoding autotransporter assembly complex protein TamA: MIRITLPVLIGTLLSSTLAYADVSLRIEGVKGALEDNVDAYLSAIPEDEYSVSLRFQSRLESMIQEALNALGYYQPSITFSRAEDDSELIVSVEPGEPVLIYTSDIVLSGEAKDDPDFLALVAKSNLSKGSVLNHGNYDSLKSSVRNLGLAKGYFDGTYEVSKLEVAPELNRAYVRLHYNSGIRYHFGETKVTGSQIEEDKVQSLKPFKDGDAYSITKVGEYNQNLSNTDWFSSVFVEPDLSQLGEGREIPMKVSLAPQSRNQIETGIGVSTDLGVKGTLKWKKPWVNASGHSFNSSLSISKPEQTITATYKIPLDDVLNDYYQVKYGMKNLDNRDTKSLESNLALERYWRLDNGWQRTVFIRYLLENYEQGLQDDLAQFVLPGISFSRTRTRGGSMPMWGDKQTIMVEAADDTLLSETRVVRFQGQTAWIRSIGDNHRGLTQLQFGGNFADEFDKLSPSLRFFAGGDNSIRGYGYESISPRDESGALTGAKYIATSSFEYQYRLVGNWWGAAFYDIGDAFNDKPEWKHGTGVGVRWASPVGPVSLDFAWGLDAKKGDEFQLHFSLGPEL, from the coding sequence ATGATAAGAATAACTTTACCAGTTCTGATTGGCACTCTACTGTCCTCGACACTCGCTTACGCTGATGTATCCCTTAGAATTGAAGGGGTTAAAGGTGCGCTTGAAGACAATGTGGATGCTTATTTAAGTGCCATTCCCGAAGATGAGTATTCAGTTTCGCTTAGGTTCCAATCACGCTTGGAATCCATGATTCAAGAAGCGCTTAATGCTTTGGGCTATTACCAACCTAGTATTACATTCTCTCGAGCTGAAGATGATTCTGAGCTTATTGTGTCTGTTGAACCGGGCGAGCCTGTTCTAATTTATACATCTGATATCGTGCTCAGCGGAGAAGCAAAAGATGATCCCGACTTTTTGGCTTTAGTGGCAAAAAGTAACTTGTCTAAAGGCTCGGTTCTCAATCATGGTAATTACGATTCGTTAAAGTCTTCAGTGCGTAACCTTGGCTTGGCGAAAGGTTACTTTGATGGAACTTATGAAGTGAGTAAACTCGAAGTCGCCCCGGAACTTAATCGTGCATATGTTCGATTGCATTACAACAGTGGTATTCGCTACCACTTTGGTGAAACGAAGGTGACTGGTAGCCAGATCGAGGAAGATAAAGTTCAATCTCTTAAGCCTTTTAAAGATGGAGATGCTTACTCGATTACTAAAGTCGGCGAGTATAACCAAAACCTGTCCAATACGGATTGGTTCTCTTCTGTGTTTGTTGAACCTGATTTAAGTCAATTGGGCGAAGGCCGTGAAATTCCGATGAAGGTGAGCCTTGCTCCACAATCGCGTAACCAAATCGAAACGGGTATCGGTGTATCAACCGACCTTGGTGTAAAAGGCACTCTCAAATGGAAGAAACCGTGGGTTAACGCCAGTGGTCACAGTTTCAATAGTAGTCTGTCAATTTCTAAGCCTGAGCAGACTATAACCGCGACTTATAAAATCCCGCTAGATGATGTTCTTAATGATTATTATCAAGTTAAGTACGGAATGAAGAATTTAGATAACCGTGACACTAAGAGTTTGGAGTCAAACTTAGCGTTAGAAAGATATTGGCGTCTTGATAATGGCTGGCAGCGCACTGTGTTTATTCGATATTTGCTCGAAAACTATGAGCAAGGTCTGCAAGATGACTTAGCGCAATTCGTGTTGCCGGGCATCTCTTTCTCAAGAACTCGAACTCGTGGTGGCTCGATGCCAATGTGGGGCGATAAACAAACCATCATGGTTGAAGCTGCAGATGACACCTTGTTGTCTGAAACTCGAGTGGTGCGTTTTCAGGGACAAACGGCATGGATTCGCAGCATTGGTGACAATCACCGAGGCTTAACTCAGCTTCAATTCGGCGGTAACTTTGCCGATGAATTTGATAAGTTGTCTCCCTCACTAAGGTTCTTTGCCGGTGGTGACAATAGTATTCGTGGTTATGGTTATGAATCTATCTCTCCTCGTGATGAAAGTGGCGCACTAACGGGGGCAAAATACATTGCCACCAGCTCATTTGAATACCAATACAGATTGGTTGGTAATTGGTGGGGAGCAGCCTTCTACGATATTGGTGATGCATTCAATGATAAACCTGAATGGAAACATGGTACTGGTGTGGGTGTTCGCTGGGCGTCGCCTGTTGGTCCTGTGAGTTTAGATTTTGCTTGGGGACTAGATGCGAAGAAAGGCGATGAGTTCCAACTGCACTTTAGTTTAGGGCCAGAATTATGA
- a CDS encoding gamma-glutamylcyclotransferase family protein, which yields MRHLVFVYGTLRQGQSNHHYVQGCELLGRFDTPKEFALFDLGAYPALTCGSKSVAGEVYVINDEVLASLDQLEDVPVEYRREQIETIFGLAWVYLYQLELTANKEILSGDWCNTNRSK from the coding sequence ATGCGACATCTTGTTTTTGTATATGGCACTTTGAGACAAGGCCAGTCCAATCACCACTATGTGCAGGGTTGCGAGTTGTTGGGGCGCTTTGATACTCCTAAGGAATTTGCTCTGTTCGATTTAGGTGCGTATCCAGCTCTAACTTGTGGAAGTAAAAGTGTTGCTGGCGAAGTCTATGTCATTAACGATGAAGTTCTAGCCTCGCTTGACCAGCTAGAAGATGTTCCTGTTGAGTATCGTCGCGAGCAAATAGAGACTATATTTGGATTAGCGTGGGTATATTTGTATCAACTTGAGCTAACAGCTAATAAAGAAATACTTTCGGGTGACTGGTGTAATACCAATCGTAGTAAATAA